From Candidatus Rokuibacteriota bacterium, one genomic window encodes:
- a CDS encoding DUF1059 domain-containing protein: MAKILKCGDLMPGCSFVAEGQDMAEVMAKGAEHAKTAHGMTSIPPDLAAKVQAAIKDK; the protein is encoded by the coding sequence ATGGCCAAGATCCTGAAGTGCGGTGACCTGATGCCCGGCTGCAGCTTCGTCGCGGAAGGCCAGGACATGGCGGAGGTGATGGCGAAGGGCGCCGAGCATGCAAAGACGGCGCACGGGATGACGTCGATCCCGCCGGACCTCGCGGCCAAAGTCCAAGCCGCCATCAAAGACAAGTAG